The nucleotide window ggacgtccttccagtcttttcgtcgaagggtaaggtcagggataacggcttgcattcctccaaggagggtcatggtttccctgcctccgccgccttcaaggcttccttatatcccttttccatgaagggaaaggctctggttggagaggccacaaaggagggaagcttcttactcaaggctggcacctttgagtttgtgaagcccctctctttcatcgaattcgctagtaacgcctgtgctttactatggtcaagaactatgacctccttcgggtccgtctcctcctttgaggctggctccttcctaagacagacatagcagtccgggttagagtctttgttgggccaaaattccacatcttccaggggaattgagcccaccttctccgatataacaatcttcccggttgtcattggcatgtgttcggcatacctccaaggattgttatcccagcacaaaggaagatccttcatgttgagtcgcttctggggcccacgtgatgctgcaagtctacatatctccagtttcatcgcagcttcctttcatctttcttcttttgtatttgttgaatcatctcaacaatagaagaaagggtCCTTCctagatcacctgggatagcagacgatgtagtgggaacaggttctggggtcggaaccgatgtaaccgacacctcgtcgatttcttcctcttctgtttctgaagcctgggtcagctcctcctcctgaccttctcccagaaggtccttttctgtataatccgacacttctgacattctatcgtccaattggatgtcttgaagggcggccgagacttcagaatctaccggattctggacagttggtatctcctcctgagactgagggatgactgcatcagccaatgtcttagggaaaaggtaggccctcatcttctcgtttggaaggtaggggcctgaagtgtttttttctgaaaatccctcacccaggtttgcaacttttccctagcagcatcccttgactccgccgacttagagGTGGCaaatgccttggtaatcaggttagaacatatggtacatacctgagggtcccaataccggagatcacctttagaGGCTGCGCATattgcgtgcctcctgcataactcatgtccaccgaagttcttgctgcggacattgcggaacatactcccgcacttcgtatggtcctcctgtaaagagaagaaaatccatgagtatcaagagaaggcttttcacttattattaacacgttgactgcgatatGCTCCACATATGGTTCACAGGGGACTCTCTGAATGAGTGATGTATACACTATGTGGTACACAggctaagaattatatatttttttcaagtatccaaatttcatcaaaatgggctttttttaccaaaataatattgtaatatattggaaataaattaaaataaactaaaacaataactaaaCACTTTATTtgttactgaaaataatcttcacatgCTGGGAAaaagagcatattttttttttaattctttctttctttcagtaaaaaaaatattaaacatttatcattagatcaataaaaatgctatACTTTTAAccctaaattatatttatataaattcaatagaaaaataaatcagtttggtaaacattttacttttgaaaaaaaaatagtgtccctttcttggtgaaaaaatatccaaatatgatgaaggaaatcatatagtatttagagtacaagtatgaaattaacatttttttctgttttgcttttacataagaaaaatcaataaaatacacaaatttatattcttcaaacttgatgtttcaagttgaaacaactgagacaaaggaaaggtttaccctcacaattctcacattatgtgtttactcttcgtgctttctttggagctacagaacttcctttattttgtgaGAGTATCTCATAACAGGAACGACAAAGCCTTCTTGTCTTGGCTTTTGGGCCAGTAGCTTCAGTCAGGGAATGTTTTCTGAATGCATATGTACACTTTTGTGTATATACagtgagtatatatacattataaaggaataagtagaaatgacagggaaagtaatacttacatacatacatatacatacacacacacgcacacatacacacacacacacacacacacacacacacatatatatatatatatatatatatatatatatatatatatatgcggaagaaccacagggaaaatgaaaatacgaaatatacgcttaagtcctgactagtttcgtgatacttcttcagacgactgatttattgagagaggtttctttacattttatagggaaagtaaatgtacgaacatacatatagagatttagagaacaatgacactcccttaccagctacctgggcttgagtcaggtgttaagtgggcagagacccaagctcattagacacctgccaaaaagggtcatttctggtgggaggtaaattcttgtttttttactttaagtacagtttatttatatgaaaacatggtagccttatctatataaatacataagcaaaacatacacatacatacatatatatacatacatatacatatatatatatatatatatatatatatatatatatatatatatatatatgtatatatatatatatatatatatatatatatatatatatatatatatatatatatatatatatatatatatatatatatatatatatgtatatatatatatatatatatatatatatatatatatatatatatatatatatatatatatatatacatatatatatatatatgataaattttgcacatttagacgtgtttttcatattcaaataagccatatatatttttgatacattaatgtctggattctcttaacaaccttgggatcagagccccaggcaaaatcacacaaagacaagagcttgtgtccggccgggaatcgaaccctggtcggcaagcttgtatagacagtgactaaaccacttggccacgaagaaagataaaagtcaatgacaattctactgtacttatacctgtcgaattcaggtgttttgtacttagaattgaaatcaacccatctttaccatcgtagctaattggtagtttgttacttggcattcgattaatgataaattttgcacatttagacgtgtttttcatattcaaataagccatatatatttttgatatattaatgtctggattctcttaacgacctcgggatcagagccccaggcgaaatcacacaaagacaagagctatgtttttaagagcatttcgagtctgcagccctgaatatattgatgatgaaataaatgagattagagcaaaaggtaaaaaactaaagtatcctgaaattgtgttagatgatgccctaagaacagcaaaaaagacctttttcggtaacGATAACAGAGAAAAACTACAAAACACAAAATtttcttgtactaccttattgtaattctttaaaagaaattccccaactgttgaaaaatttcaatgtaaatgtagcattttagagtaaaaatacaataaaaacagccttaataaagaattctcctgacattaccaagggatgtgtatatcgtattccatgcaatgattgtgaaaaatactatattggtcaaactggtaaagccctagaaaagagaattgaacaacataagaaaagtgtcagatatgctcaaaataataatgcactctttgctcacgttagatataaaaatcacactattaaatggtcaggtgcaaagaaattggttcattcaaataacttagtggaaagaaacatcatagagttcagtttcataaaagaaacctttgaaaacaatttgaatattggtcatggaatgtataaattcgacgcctttatatgtaaatagatttgtaagccatataaaaaacattaaccacttaatgtagaattgaatgtattgtgaataattaacgtcgctgtgaaattaatatttagacctaagctgccattcattaaagggtataattatttttatatagtatgcataagtacattgggactatatagtgttatgctagatatatgtattgatatatacatgattatatgtttatgatattaatgttgtatgtatataaatgtatatatacatatatatgtatatatatatatatatatatatatatatatatatatatatatatatatatatatatatatatatatatatatatatatatatatatatatatatatatatatatatgtatgttttgcttatgtatttatatagataaggctaccgtgttttcatataaataaactgtactgaaagtaaaaaaacaagaatttacccgcctcCAGAAATGACCCTCTTTGGccggtgtctaatgagcttgggtctccgcccacttaacacctgactcaagcccaggtagctggtaagggagtgttattgttctctaaatctctatatgtatgttcgtacgtttaatttccctataaaatgtaaagaaacctctctgaataaatcagttctctgaagaagtatcacgaaactagtcaggacttaaggtatattttgtattttcattttccctgtcgcTCTTCTGCAtttgaacatcacgttttcctgtgatttttacacacacacacacacacacacacatatatatatatatatatatatatatatatatatatatatatatatatatatatatatatatatttatatgcatacatataaacagtaaatatacatacatacatatggtactaaaATGAAGGCAAGAATTCAATTATTTTctgggatgttaatttttcatcatattgggacaatgggtaatttgtatatcagtctgtatatgcaagtatacatatatatatatatatatatatatatatatatatatatatatatatatatatatatatatatatatatatatatatatatatatatatataaactacccattttgtgtgtgtatgtgtgtcattcctttttctgttactccctttatcttattttctgagcgatatgcaccataactgaacatccaaagtgtgaccatattCGGCACACAACGCCAGCAGAACTATCTCTAATCGTTTTGGGCTACAtgagccatatatgaccacatctattatgtccatattaggtacacaacgcctctaatgaagacttttgttatgtcaggcgaagtgtaccacataaattcacgctttttacactggctgagcactaggcttaccttacggatacaccataacaattctcacgtcaatagctagctggttactgattttaattgaGGTTAAAGAGAAAGCCCATTGGGCCGTTTCACAGCATTgccaatcgcagtcaacgtgttaatacatgtagcttatacagtaaagctagaaaggaaagaaggagagacacatacttgtatttcctgcccagccaattgctgtaacctcccaagatattaaaactaaggttaatttttattctagaataccttatatatttttctAAGCAGAAAGTTAGGGTGTAGCTCACacattgaaataaagttttaatatacgggatagaatgaatatagaaagaactcattttctatacattgtacggtctcaacaaaaggttgtacaagataacattaagtatgttgggagaactttagtgttacaacaaactctgtattgtagttttattaatgcagtgtgtacttcaccacaaatatagtaactactgtacatcgcatgctgtcgtgccgggtggcatttacccctgtatagttcaaaggtatgctacctttaactaataggcggcaggtcactggcttgcaaatgtgtgccggccggcaactgaaaacactagcaccctcctgccggccactaatcatagtggccggcagatctcgggatgtgtttctactgccggcaagcaaaggtagcgatacccatgtcggccggcagtgactacgaaccagagaacctccacctacccagctgctggccgtttaagccggcagctgggctagaagtacaatacactagcaaaagaaacagtatggatgtaaggttataaggtggcattgccatataACCTTTCATCTAGAAAGAATGaactaatggaaggggagaatgtagcattcaggcttcctataaatccatagcctgccaggctctaccagcagacacgaaAGGgagttcactctgcagaagaaatacttgctatcctcctccataccggaacaaagttaggtgtagttatttcgccaggcaacggagaaaactcattctccagcccgagaataacaacacaggacactctgctagaccactagtagaaggaatcatcttgtacagaatccttcagatgtgggctagggaagcaaagcttcctgtgtctgcacctaacctagtgaaggaaactcattctctatgctagaaagacgcaggccacagactagaaactctgatgttctgctccaaacccaaaaaccagtcactctggttaccgggtcaagacagacatatcctagtatagttatatctgaatatcattcagatagaaccactaggactaagcctaaggcttactcagagggagaaagggattgaaactattctccggaggagaaaataaacaaccggggatgtgtgtgaaagtatactaaagccccatcggctactagcctaggtgcggtgagaatcgattacctaaatcaccgaaactctctcgtatacaatcttggagaagaaaattcaacaatatcttacatgtataaaatatttgcctatagcttcaataacataacactcagaaaacttatatcatgtatgaaagtactagggccagaggcctaggctactaagcctcgtgaagggcaagatcggttacctaaatcgccgaactgaaaactaacggcatcatataagaattcctggaggagctaaatagctagatttattaaagcataataaccgggaacgtcgttctggctaactaaatgactcatgcatagcgagcgacagcatccaggatgcctccggtaggtaacagctcttgtttacgttaatatcactttcgatttcattcaaaacgacaagagcttacatttatacaaagtaaagataaggCCGgaaaaagcatcataatgttgtataatatccaaaattatgagagatcacaagggaaaacaccgagtagtagagctacacgaaaaggaataaagagggcgccaccgccttcgtcagatacacactggaaacgggataggagagatgccttatgagcggctctcttttcgttctcgtttcggattcttgtcactatatccccctcgaagcgttaatactgttcggggcgaagatagctatgtgacgtgtcaagaatacgtcctctgattttatgcgatatccctgtgagattatttacggatactcgctccaggagttagaattctggataccttaaggtaaaattctctgggaatattgctgtagtcgaatataccctaggaaggtaccTTTTagaaacctccatcaggacgacatggcctgagcccaaatatatatatatatatatatatatatatatatatatatatatatatatatatatatatatatatatatatgtatgtatatatatatatatatatatatatatatatatatatatatatatatatatatatatatatatatatatatatatatatatatatatatatatatatatatatatatatatacatatatatatatttatatatatatatatatatatatatatatatatatatatatatatatatatatacatatatatatgtatatatatatgtgtgtgtgtgtgtatatatatatatatatatatatatatatatatatatatatatatatatatatatatatatatatatatatatatatatatatatatatatatgtatatatatatatatatatatatatatatatatatgtatatatatatatatatatatatatatatatatatatatatatatatatatatacacgaagtatgttcaataagtaatgagaaaatgtcaggggagacaatatttattttcataagcttATAAAACTGTCTCCTTCAAAATAACGGCCTCTCGCATCTACACACTTCTGCACGCGTCTCTCCCAATCCTGGAAAACCTCTTCAAAGTCCTTCTTCAGTATTCCCTTCAGGTAACTTTCTGACGCCTCTTTCAGCTCCTCTGTTGACAGGAATCTGATTCCCCTGAGGCTGTGTTTTATGCGTGGGAACAGGAAGAAGTCACATGGGGCTAGGTCAGGGCTCTAGGGTGGGTGTTATACCACATTCATTCCCCTGTCGGCCATCCAGGTGGTCACCAGCGTTGACTTGTGGCTTGGGGCATTGTCCTGGTGGAACCACCACTGACCACTCCTCCACTGCAGTTGCCTCTTCTTCCTCATTTTTCCCTGAACCTTTTCAGAACAGTGAGGTAATATTCCTAATTGATGGTTTAACCCTGAGGAACCCATTCAACGTGAATGAGGCCCTGGGAGTCAAAGAAAGGAATGATCATGGCCTTCTCTTGCGACCTGCTCATCTTTGCCTTCTTGGGCCTGGGGGAGGTCGGGTGCTTCCACTGGGCACTCTGATGTTTGCTCTCAGGGTCGTATGTGAACACCCAACTCTCGTCGCAAGTCACTACCTTATTCAGGAAACCTGAATCATCCTCTATCATTTTGAGAATGTCAGTGCAACATTTCACACGAAACTGCTTCTGGTCGTCAGAGAGGAACTTTGGCACGAGCTTGGCACAGACTTTGGGGAGATTCAGATCTTCGGTCAGAACTGTCTCCACTTTGCCAATACTAATACCAACAGCATCAAATATCATCCTCACAGTTATTCGACGGTCTTGCATCACTAACCTTCGCACTTCATTAATGATTTCCTCCTTTTGTGCACTGATCGGTACTCCAGATCTGGGTTCATCCTCAACCTGTTCATTTCGTTCAGAAAATCTGTTAAACCACCGACAGAAACTTGCTTGGCTCATCTGTTTATCCCCATAGGCCTCCTTTAACATTCCATAAGCTTCTTGTTTGGTTTTCTTAAGTTTAACACAAAATTAGATGGCGTAACATTGCTCCTTGTTTCCCTGCATCTTGTCAAGTGTTCACAGATCGGCAAACCGGATCAGACTGGTTCCACCACGTACATCGCTGCACTCAAACTTAGAACGACAGGAAGTTGCCAGTTAGTCATTTTATAGACTATATGTATGTGCATTTCACCATGAAGTAGCAGTTTGATCAAATTATACTTACTGTCTCTCCTGACATTTTCTCATTACTTATTGAACATACCTCGTAtatatgtgagtttgtgtgtgtgtgttgtgtgtgtgcatgtgtgtgtatagatttggacatttgtcatattttaataaactttaaaaacaacAGGTCAATTATTTCCAACTGCATTAATATAAACTAGCAATGTCAGCGCTGTTATCTTAAATTTGACTCTGAAAAAAAGTCCCAGTGCTAACAAAGTGGCAGTCACCTGATTTTCTGTCTATGGACCTCTAACAATccgtttctaaaaaaaaattctataaataatCACTATGATTACGAGAACTTATTACACCAAAACTTCGTTATttaactgaacacttttaaaacaatataataaaatgtGTGCGAGATTGAGAGAGGTGCGGGAGATGGtggtcttaaggctggaattctctatcagtCTAATCAACCCTAGTgtcgccttatatatgaaacttagctacttccaaaagATTCCAtgagagcgagttctggaagcgtgTTGGCTGGGCAAGTATTGATCTATAAACCGTATCTCAAGCAACATGAtacgaactctctcagtcagctagctctgccctgcttttatcccccccccccccaaaaaaaaagataacatcctatcagtaGGTTTTTCCATAgttttccaaaacacatggcatattgcgtattctctcagaAACATGGCACAATACctcacaaaaatataaaagaacattacataagcccgtatttctatcttgtatggtcacataacaatcTCAAACacgttatgtaagacttcgtatcaaaattatgtgaaataaaaaagttatatcttataaataatgtaaatttacatataatgatttgaataaagaatacaatagaaATAACGATGAAAAGTCTTACatgatttacataataaacttgaagAATCTACATAAGAAgaactcattttaagagctggcgtacctctcttcaatgcacagatagaatacaaattaaattattgataaactactgtatttactcctcactagatcagcttcgtaagagTCCAGAAGCATTAAAAAATTCCTTTGTTGTTTAAGtttaagtttttaggatgagcaatagtataGAGCCTCACCTTGAGTAGGAGAGACctgaaaaggaaaatttggttaGTGGGTATAcgtagtagagaaagggtggaataaccATTCCTAAACctggaaaaactagaaaaaaatacaaatatattttcagtTATGCATTTTGGTCATCCTGACATCTACATGCCTATCAAATTTAATGTTTGGTTGGGAGTAAGTCCTGAACTTCTTTAAAAAAGAGAAGAGAATTGCAAGTGGAAGGAGAGCTAAAAAGATGTTAAGCAAAGAATTACAAGGTTATGTTACTTTACTTCCAAAGTGGTGTTGATAATTACGTTATCTGGGGGGAGGGTAGCTGCGAAGAAGGACTGAGAATGCATCATCATTAGCAATGATGTGTTTTGCGATTGCTGTCGCTGTTACAGGAATGTTAGAGTTGAAATCATGTCTTAGTCGACTTGTTTCTAGACAGTGCAACAGGTAATGTTGTAGAGGTTCATCTTTCAGTTGCTGACAGTAGTTGCACGGTCTTTCCCATTTCTGCAGTGCTGCTGGCCCCTCGTCATTGTCGATGAAGATTTGCCAGTTACATAGATACCCCAGCCGCAGTCTGCAAATCATGACTGTAACCTGGTGGAGAGTATTTCTTTCAAGAAGATACAGGATTAGATTAGTTGTTACAATGTACCATTTGGCAGATCATGAGCTACCTTGGATGGTTCACCTTACATCGCCTGTATTTTGCATATTGCCAAATACTGTCATAGGATTTTCAGTAAAGGTTGAATCTATTGCAGATTGTCTTGTCCTTGACTGGTAGGGTCATTTATTAGCAACATTAAATGATCACCAAGTATATTTGGACAAAATTCGAAAAACTTCGTGGTGATGGGGTACGATAGACAAATATAGTCCTTATAAATCAAACAAATAGATATTTTCCTGACTGTGAAGACACTTAGATTTAGGCCATATATCGCTACTCCATTCGAATACACGAATACAAACACCCACACATATAATCTAGCCTAAAAACGTTGTTTTCAATTAAAAACTTATAATATTTTTCATCATGCCTACTCGACCAATAATTGCTGAAGAAACTATAACAACGATGTACTATTACATAACCTTCtattatacatataaagtaaaacaTGCACAATAACTACGGATGAGAAAATATGCTCCCATCTTTTTAAGTATATCTAAACTACATCTAATTTAGTGTGAAGTAATTATATCTAGGTTTATTATATTTATTGCCATCGCCTAATGTTATCATAATCAACCACTCAATGTTCATTGTCTATGGTAAACTCTCTCTTTCCTACAAAGTCACTTACCTTCTGGTACGTACCTTTATAGTATTGTAGTTTTACAATCTACACTAATTTAGATTTTCTTATATATAGATCCAGTCTGTGATGATTTGACCGGAGCTTAAATTACTTGTAGATGTTCAAATCAACTGAAGGTAGCTTCTTTCTAAGTTCTTTTGTCCGAGGGTATAAATAATAAAGTATTTGATTTCAGGATATATtcctaacaataataattataataacttcgATAAATGGTAAACATGAATCAATTATTTGTGCTGCAGTATATCTGAATACGAGTAAATCTGGGAACGAGCATACAAAATATGAATTAAGTTGCGAGTATGAGATTGGTCTGTGACGGTATGGCATTGTTTGAAATTTTTGTTCTCGctgttttcatgtgatttttaccaCATTTTGATTTCCATTAAAACCTATCTCCCCCTCACCTTGTTCGAATCAAATTGATTGGACTAATTGATTCATTTATTCACGAGAGAGAACTCCCGATATTTCAACAGTTCTCATAAAACGAAGATTCACCCTTCAAGCAGTAACCTTACGTCTTTTCATCCTTCTCTCTAATCTCCACATAGCCTCTCGACTCTCGTAAAGGGTAAATGATAATCACTTTTCTAATATATCTcttttttataatgaattataaTTCTTTTAGTAATTGCTGATGGCATAGGTTTTTTAAAGATTAGTTACATTTTACAAATCTGCGTATG belongs to Palaemon carinicauda isolate YSFRI2023 chromosome 17, ASM3689809v2, whole genome shotgun sequence and includes:
- the LOC137655996 gene encoding protein GVQW3-like → MLKEAYGDKQMSQASFCRWFNRFSERNEQVEDEPRSGVPISAQKEEIINEVRRLVMQDRRITVRMIFDAVGISIGKVETVLTEDLNLPKVCAKLVPKFLSDDQKQFRVKCCTDILKMIEDDSGFLNKVVTCDESWVFTYDPESKHQSAQWKHPTSPRPKKAKMSRSQEKAMIIPFFDSQGLIHVEWVPQG